CGGCGTAAATTCCGGTGGTGGACTGGGAGATTTACTGGGTGGAATTTTGGGCGGTGCACAAAATCAGGCGCAGGCTGAGCCTTCAAACCCTTTGAACGATATTTTAGGAAGCGTACTTGGAGGCGGCTCTCAGCAGTCTTCAGGAAATCCACTTAATGACATTCTGGGCAGTGTTTTGGGTGGTGGTAACAACCAGCAACAACAGCAAGGAGGTTTGGGCGGACTTTTAGGAAGCATCTTGGGAGGCGGAAAATAGCAAGTCCACTTCACACTAAATAAAAAAACCGAAGATTATTCTTCGGTTTTTTTTGTTTTTGCTGCTTTAGGCTTTGCGTCCTTATCGGATTTCTCAGCTTTAGGTTTCGCTGCTGTTTTGGGTTTGGTTTCGGAAGGCATTTCCGCATTTTCAGATTTATCATTCGGATAGCCCACTTCTTTTCTGACTTTCACTTTAGATGCTTTTTTATCGTCTTCATCTAAAACCTTCACCGGAATATTTTTCACGGAGTTCGATTTTCTTGGTCTTTTCTTTCCATAACTTCCTGCAGTCACTTTTCCGCGTCTTGATTTCTGATCACCTTTTCCCATAATTAATACTGTTTTTTTGTTATTGATTTACACAAAGTTAAGCAAAAAACACACTCGTTGGGTTCTAAATTCTTACAATTTCAAACTTTCTTTTTTTGAACTTCCGCCATTCCCACGGAGCGATAGGTTCTTTTTCCTGCCAAAGTCCGCGTTTCTTTTTTCGTGCTTCCATTTCCAGATCTGCATAATTTTCACTTTTTGAATACCGCTTGAAATGCCATGCTAAGCCGTTCCTCACTAACTCTTTTCCTAAATTCTGGTTCTTATAGAAAATTTCACCGATCCACCTTCCGTTTCTGTCCCTTTTGCCGTTTCCAATCACTACAACAGTCTTTCCAAAACAAAAATCTGAAGCGAACATTTTTGCCTTAGCCCCATATGGCTGATTTTTCTCCGGCGCATCAATATGTTCAAGTCTAACAACGATCTCTCTATGTTCATTCAGCACTACAAACGTATCACCGTCCTTCACGCCCACCACTTTTCCCGAAATTTTCTGTGAAAAGCCAAATCCGTAAAAACACACACAGAACAATAAAAACAGTAATCTCCTCATATTTTTTAGCCAAGGCGTAAATCTAAGCATATTAGGGCAGGATTCAAACCAGAGTGAATTGATTTCCCGTACAAAAAACTTATCTTTGCACACGATAAAATCTCAACTTTCAAACATCAAATTTATGTTCCGTACGCATACCAACGGCGAGCTTTCGCTTCAAAATCTTAATGAAAATGTTACGCTTTCAGGCTGGGTTCAAACAATCCGTGATAAAGGATTTATGATTTGGATCGACCTTCGGGACCGTTACGGAATTACACAGCTGGTCTTCGATCAGGACCGTTCCTCTGCAGAATTAATGGAAGAAGCTAAAAAGCTCGGACGTGAATTCGTGATTCAGGTTGAAGGAAAAGTCATTGAAAGAGTTTCAAAAAACCCGAATATTCCTACAGGCGAAATTGAAATTTTAGTTGAAAAGCTTACTGTTCTAAATGAATCCCAGCTTCCGCCATTCACCATCGAAGATCAAACCGATGGTGGTGAAGAACTGAGAATGAAATACAGATATTTGGATATCCGCAGAAATCCGGTAAAAGACAAACTGATTTTCCGTCACAAAATGGCGCAGAAAGTAAGGAACTATCTTTCTGATCAGAATTTTATCGAAGTTGAAACGCCGGTTCTTATTAAATCCACTCCCGAAGGTGCAAGAGATTTCGTGGTTCCAAGCAGAATGAATCCTGGCCAGTTTTATGCACTTCCGCAATCGCCACAAACTTTCAAACAGTTGTTGATGATCGGCGGAATGGACCGTTATTTCCAGATTGTAAAATGTTTCCGTGACGAGGATTTAAGAGCAGACAGACAGCCTGAGTTTACCCAAATCGATTGCGAAATGGCTTTTGTGGAGCAGGAAGATGTTTTGGAAATCTTCGAAGGAATGACGGCGACTTTATTGAAAGATATTGCCGGAAAAGAATTCGGAAAATTCCCGAGAATGACTTTCGCTGACGCGATGAAAAATTATGGTAATGACAAACCTGATATCCGTTTCGGGATGAAATTCGTGGAAGTAAATGAGTTGGTTAAAGGAAAGGATTTCAAAATATTTGATGACGCCGAATTGGTTGTCGGAATCAATGTTGAAGGCTGCGCAGATTATACGAGAAAACAAATCGACGAACTCATTGATTGGGTAAAACGTCCGCAAATTGGTGCCAACGGAATGATTTGGATTAAATTCCAGAATGACGGCGTTGTAACTTCTTCCGTAAATAAATTTTACAGCGAAGAAGATTTAAAGAAAATTACAGAAAAATTCGGAGCAAAAGAAGGAGATTTAATTTTCCTGATGTCCGGAAATGAAAATAAGGTAAGAAACCAACTTTCCGCATTGAGAATGGAACTTGGGAACCGTTTGGGTTTAAGAAAAGGAAACGAATTTGCACCACTTTGGGTAATCGATTTCCCGCTGTTGGAATGGGACGAAGAAACCGGAAGATACCATGCAATGCACCATCCGTTCACGTCACCAAAACCTGAAGATGTGCACTTACTGGAAACCGATCCGGGAATAGCGAGAGCAAATGCTTACGATTTAATTCTGAACGGAAATGAAATCGGCGGCGGATCTGTAAGGATTTTCGATAAAGATTTACAGGCAAAAATGTTTAACCTATTAGGTTTCACCAAAGAAGACGCCGAAGCACAGTTTGGATTTTTGATGAACGCTTTCCAGTACGGAGCACCGCCTCACGCAGGTCTGGCTCTAGGTTTCGACCGTTTGGTTGCAATTTTGGACGGAAACGAAGTCATCCGCGATTATATTGCTTTTCCGAAAAACAATTCCGGACGGGATGTAATGATCGACGCACCGAGTAAGATTGCTGATGAGCAGCTTGAAGAACTTTTCCTGAAAGTAGAAACGAAAGAATAAACTTTTTATACTTACCAATTATAATCCCGGCAATTCGTCGGGATTTCTTATTTTTATTCAAATATTCAGCAATGAAAAAATCACTTTCTCTTTTTTCTTTTTCCTTTTTCCTTATGATTACTGCTCAAAATCTTACTTCTTATGTCAATCCGTTTGTCGGCACAAAAAATATGGGACATACTTTTCCAGGTGCTACTTCGCCGTTCGGTATGGTGCAGCTTTCGCCGGAAACCAATCAAGTTCCGTACGCGGTTGACGGCAAATACAATCCCGAAACGTATCGCTACTGTTCGGGTTATCAGTTTGAAGACCAAACCATTTTTGGTTTTTCGCATACCCATTTCAGCGGTGTTGGACATTCTGATCTCGGAGATTTTCTTGTGATGCCTACGACAGGTAAACTCAATTTAGAACCCGGAAAAATTAGTGAACCGAAAAGCGGTTACCATTCTCAGTTTTCAAAAAGCACAGAAAAAGCGGAACCTGGATTTTATGAAGTCTTTCTTGATGATTATGGAATTAAAGCAGAACTCACCACCTCGGACCGGGTGGGTTTTCACCGTTACACATTCCCCAAATCAGGCGAATCGCATATTATTCTGGATTTAATGTCGAATATTTACAACTACGATTCTAAAAATGTGTGGACTTTTGTTCGGGCTGAAGACAATCAGACCGTTGTCGGTTACCGCGAGACAACCGGCTGGGCGCGAACCAAAAAGGTGTTCTTTGCGATGAAATTTTCGAAACCGTTTAAAAGTTATGGCAGAAAACGCTACGAAAAAGTAGAATACAACGGCTTCTACAGAAAATTCAATGAAAACGAGAACTTCCCGGAATTTGCTGGAAGACAAATCAGGGCGTATTTCGATTTTGACACTGAAAAAGACGAGCAGATTCTGATCAAATTCGCACTTTCAAATACTTCTACCAACGGAGCACTAAAAAATCTGGACGCAGAAATTCCGCACTGGGATTTCAATCAGGTGAAAAATGAGACTTCCGAAAAGTGGGAGAAAGAACTTTCGAAAATTGAGGTGGAAACTTTAAACGAAAACGATAAAAAAACTTTCTACACCGCACTTTATCACACCATGATGTCGCCGATTCTTTACGAAGATGTTGATGGAAAATACCTCGGACTTGATCAAAATATTCATGAATCGGAAGGATTTACCAACTACTCCATTTTTTCGCTTTGGGACACCTATCGTGCGCTGCATCCGCTTTACAATATTATTCAGCCTAAAAGAAACAACGATTTTGTGCATTCAATGATGGCACATTACGACCAAAGCGTCCATAAAGCTTTGCCCATCTGGAGTCATTACGCCAACGAAAACTGGTGTATGATCGGTTATCACTCTGTTTCCGTAATTGCAGATGCAATCGTGAAAGGAACTACCGATATCGATGTAAGCCGGGCTTTAACAGCAGCAAGGAATTCATCAAACCTAAAGTACTATGACGGAATTGAAGACTATCTGAAATACGGCTATGTTCCCGAGGACAAAAGCAGTTCCTCAGTTTCAAAAACGTTGGAATATGCCTATGATGACTGGGCTATCGCGCAAATTGCAAAAAGAGCCGGCGACAAAAATTCCGAAACCGAATATCTGACAAGAAGCCAGTCTTACCGCAATGTTTACAATCCCAAAACCGGATTTATGCATCCAAAACTTTCAGACGGAAATTTCAAGAAAGAATTTGATCCGATGGATACGCACGGCCAGGGTTTTATCGAAGGAAATGCTTTTAATTACGGACTTTATGTCCCTCAAAACGTTCCCGAAATGATCAAAATGATGGGCGGAAAAACTAAATTCTCCAAACATTTAGATGAAATTTTCACCACGGAAATCGCTGACAAATACATCGAAAAAAACGAAGACATCACCCGAGACGGCATCATCGGAAACTACGTTCACGGAAACGAACCGGGGCATCATATTCCGTATCTATACAACTGGACGGGCGATGCGTGGAAAACCCAGGAACGCGTGCGGATGATTATGCGGAAAATGTATTCAGCCGAAGAAGACGGACTTTGCGGAAATGATGATGCAGGACAAATGTCGGCGTGGTATGTTTTCTCGGCGCTTGGTTTTTATCCTGTTTTGCCGGGTTCCGATGAATATCAGATTGGTTCGCCTTTGGTAAAATCTGCGAAAATTAATCTGGAAAACGGGAAAACGTTATCTATTAAAACCGAAAATCAATCAGAGAAAAATGTTTATGTAAAGCGAATTTTGGTAAACGGAAAAGAAATTAAAAACCATGTTCTTAAGCACAGCGACATTGCAAACGGAGGAAAAGTTATTTTCGTAATGAGTGATAAACACTGATTTACGGTAATTTCGCCACCAAAAATTCAGGGGATATTTTTAAAATCCAGTAAATGATTTTCCATTTCCAGTTGGGAACAATGGTGAAGGAATCCCCCGCGTTCACGATGTGTTTCGCGACATAATCCGGTTCCATGATTAAAGATTCATTTAGGTTTAAACCTACATTTATTTTGGTTCTGATGTAACCGCTGATCAAAACATTTACGGTAATATTCCGTGAACTTAAATCCTGCCTCAAACCCGAAAGATAAGTCGTGAAAGCTGCTTTTGTACTACCATAAATATAATTGCTTTTTCTGCCTCTAACTCCTGAAAGAGAGGACAGACCGATGATTCGTTCAAGATTTGTATTTGAAAGATCGTTCGCAATTATATTTAAAACTGAAACTGCGCCGGCGTAATTCACCTTCATCATTTCGAAAGCATCATTGAAATTTTTGCACGCTTGCTCATTCTGTCTTAAAAATCCTGCTGCGTAAATCACAATGTGAGGTTTCGCGGGCAATTCCTCATAAAATTTCTGATGAGACAAAAAATCAGCCGCATCAAAAAACATCACCTGAACCGAATTTTTCAGGTGATTTTTTGTGATAAAATTTTCCAGTGAAATTAAATCCCGCGAAGCTGCAAAAACGGTATAACCTTTTGCTGTATATTGCAAAATACACTGTTTAGCGACATCGGAATTGGCGCCTAAAATGAGAACTGTTTTCTCCTTGTTCATTTGAAATTAAACTATTTCGCTCTCAGCCTTTCTTTGATCAGTTCAATATTTTTCTTAGCCGAATCTTCCAGGATTAAACTTGCGCTCATGTGAATTCTCTCCGGCATTAAACTTTCAAAATGTTCGGTTCCTTCCCAGGAAACTTTTTTAATCAAAGCCAAAGCATCGGAACTTCTGTGCGAAAGTTTCTCCACGAAATTCTGAAGCTCTGCATCCATTTCCACAATAGTTGAGGAAACAGAATGATAAACATCGTGCTTTTCACACCATTCTGCGCTGCGGAAATCCGCGTCAATTGACATTGCAGCGTAAGCTGATTTCCCTATTTTTCTTTCAACGTATGGTCCGATAACGAAAGGTCCGATTCCCAAATTCAATTCAGTTAAAGCCATCGCAGCATCTTTCGTCGCAAAACAGTAATCTGCCGCACAGGCAATTCCTACACCGCCACCAGTTGTTTTTCCCTGAACGCGAACGATAACAAGTTTTCCGCAATTGCGCATTGCATTTAAAACTTTTGCGAAACCGCCAAAAAATCTTTTAGAAGTCTCCAGTTCTTCAATTGAAAGTAGCTCATCGAAACTTGCGCCTGCACAGAAAGCTTTTTCACCCTCAGATTTCAACAAAATGGCTTTCACATTTTCATTTTTTCCGGCATCTAAAATTGTTTGAGCGAGCAATTCCAGAATTTCACCGGGTAAAGAATTGCTTTTTTCGGTTCCGAAGGTTATGTGACAAATATTATTATGTAGATTGGAATGTACAGAGTCAGTCATTTTAGATTTTTTTTAATAAAAACAAAAATAGTAAATGAATTATTTATCGGGTTAGATTTAATTGCTTTTTATTTGAATTATTAATTTTCAGAACGACAACAAAGATCAGCTATAATCCATTCGCTATCAGATAAATAACTCAATCCTGCTGTTTCATATGCATTTGTCCACCATTTGTCCACCCCTATTTTTATATTTTTTACTGTATTCATTTTAGATTTGCATCCGAAAATATAAAAAATAAAAAATTATGAAAAAATCTTTCTTCCTCGGTCTTTTAGGTATTATCTTCTCCACAATGGGGTATGGACAAACCAGTACTGAAACTTTTGAAACCGAATCTCACGGCAGTAAGAGTTTCACAGACAATGGTGTAATTTTTACAATTATTACCCACACCGGTGGGTTTGATATTCAGGGAAACTACCCTGGTACAGGCTGGAGTGGAACGTCAAATGACAACAGATATATCGACAATTCCGGCGCCGGCAATGTAGTTACAAATGCATCATTCAGTATTAAAACAACTTCCAATTTGTTTAAAGTAAACAGATTTTGGATATTTCTTTCCGATACCAGTCTCAATCAAACGGTAGCGGGTACTCTTACGGTCACCGGCAAAATAAATGGTGTCACCAAATTTACACAAACTAAAACTACAGGTTTTGCCACTTCTTTGGGTTCCACTAATGGACACACTTTAATTGACCTCACTAATCTTAACGGACAAAACTATAGTAATATAGTTATAGATCAACTTCAAATTACTCTAGGTGGAGCATATGTCTACGCAGGATTAGATGCTTTTACCTGGGTGAAAGATTCCGGAATTGTATTGGCCACAGAAGACACACAAATTTCTGGCAAACTGAAAGTTTATCCCAATCCTACCCATGGAGAATTGAATATTGATATTAACGGGAAAAACGCAGCGCAGATATACAGTTCCGAAGGTAAGCTTGTAAAAACAACCTACTTGAAAGATGGCCATAATAGAACCAATATAGATGAACTTCCAAATGGAGTATACCTGATCAAAGTGGGCACAGAAACGAAAAAAATAATTAAAAAATAAACTCCAGGAAAACTCATTATTAAAACAATAAAGTTCCCCAAAGGGAGCTTTATTTGTTTTTATCGATTACTAAATGGTGAGTTATTATTTTTAAGTTCCTGATTTACAAATCCGTTGTTCATTATGCTTTATTTAGTGCGATTAAATATTTGTCGATGTATAATTGTTTCTCTTTGCTTTTATACTGCTGAATATATCTGGGATGTTCTAAAACAGTGATTTTATCGAAAAATTTTTCCTGTTGGTTTATTTTTTCAATAAAAACCGCGTTCTTTTTTCCTAAAATAAAGACCTCAGAAATATCCAAACCCAAGCTGATATGATCTTTTAAACTTTGAATCATAAAAGGTTTCAACGTCTGAAAAAGATCTTTGTCATCATAATAGTTGGCGTTTAAACCGCCTCTCGCCGTCTTCCTAATGATGGCTAAGGGAAACGGCGAATTGATATAGAAATCGCTGTAAAACTGTTCTGCGCCGCCGAAAGCTTCAATCATGTCATACATAAAAACGGAAGAAACTTCGTGTGTTCTCGCCGATTCCATCCTGATTCCGCAGGCGCTTTCCAGTCTTTTGGTATCGGTAAACGGAACACCTGTAACTCCCGCTCCGTGGCGGCTTGGATTGATTCCGATGATGAATTTCCGCTGATGATGATCATTGTAAAACTTCTGGTAAAACGTTGCCATCACCGTTAACGTTTCGGCGTTATCAAAAAATGGATTAAGCAGGTCGAAGCCATCAGGAAGTTTCCCTGAATATTTTAATTCTTTATTAAACGCGACAACTTTTTCCCCAAAGGTTTTCATACTAGATCAATCCAAACTGCTCAAAATGGTGAGTAAAATGTTTTCTGTGGAACAATTCCATCATTTCCTTGGTCAGCATTCCGAAACGCGGATGGAAATTCTCGGCTTGTGGATTTTCGCGGTAATAAATCAGAAATTCTTTTAAAGTTTCCAGAAGCTTCTCTTTTGCTTCCGTAAGATTCTTAAATCGCAATACAAGCTCTTCACCTTCTTTAAGGAGCGGATATTGCGCACCAGGTCTGATTTTCTGATCTGTATAAATCCAGTCCTGAAGCAGCTCGATTTTATCGGCCGGAATTTCAGGAAAGTCAGAAGGCTCCAAAGAACCGAAACCATTACGCAAAACCTCCTCCAGATGTTCTACCATCAGTTGCGGAGACATCATTCCGAATTTTCTTTCGGAATTTTCGGTCAAGCCGTTTAATATTTTTTGGATACTTTTTGTCTGTAACTGAATAAAAGGTGATTTTTTGGCAACAAGTGTAAGAATTGTAGCAACACAAACGATCTCGTCGCGCTGATTTACAACTTCCACCAGCCATTTTATTACTCCGGAAGGTATGTTTCTGCCTTTTACGCCTTTATTGATTTTTTCTTTTGCTGTCAAATAAACGGTGATGGTGTCGCCGGCATAAACAGGTTTAAAGAAACTTGCATTTTCGAGTCCGTAATTCGCGATAACAGGACCTTTTTTACCGGAGACAAACAGACCGGCCGCAGCTGAAAGAATAAAATATCCGTGCGCAACTGTCTTATCAAAAATGGTTCCGTTTAAACTTGTAGCATCCGTGTGCGCGTAGAAATGATCCCATGAAACATTCGAAAAATTTACAATATCGGCTTCAGTTACTGTCCTGCCGGCAGTTTCCAGAGAGTCACCGATTTCAACTTCTTCAAAATACTTATTGAACGGATGTTTATCCGCATATTTTTTATCGGCTCCCTGCTGATAAATTTTTGTAATGGCTGTCAAAATATCCGGAGAACCCTGAATTGCGGTTTTCTGAAGAAAGAAATGAAGTCCGTTCAAACCGCCCATTTCCTCACCACCCCCTGCTCTTCCGGGACCGCCGTGCATCAATGTGGGTAACGGCGAACCGTGACCTGTAGATTCCTTTGCGTTATCGCGGTTCAATACAAAAATACGCCCGTGTGACGAAGCCATTTTCCAGGAAGTTTCAGCAACAAATTTTTCGTCATGTGAAATGATAGAGCCCACCAAACTTCCCTTACCTCTTTTAGCCAAAGCCGCAGCTTCCTCGGCATCTTTATAGGGCATTATGGTTGAAACGGGCCCGAAAGCTTCCACATCATGAGAAACATTTTTCTCGAAAGGTTTATCATTATAAAAAACTTTTGGTGACATAAAGGCGCCACTTTCGTAATCAGCGTCTACCAGTTCGTGTTTACCGTCGTAGATAAGTTCTGTTTCGGCTTTTAGAAGTTGAATTTTGCTTTCTAGAACTTCCATTTCTTTTTTACCGACGATGGAGCCCATTCTGGTTTCACGGTTCAGCGGGTTTCCGATTTTTGTCTGGTCTAAAGCTTTGCTTAAAGCATTCTGAACATCACCAACGAGATTTTCAGGAACAATAATTCTGCGGATTGCTGTACATTTTTGGCCGGCTTTGGTCGTCATTTCGTTGCGGACTTCCTTGATGAAAAGGTCGAATTCCGGTGTGCCAGGTTTTGCATCTAACCCAAGAATCGAAGCATTCAGAGAATCAGCTTCCATATTGAATCTTACCGCATTGGTAGAAACGGAGGGCAAAGATTTTAATTTTTTTCCTGTGGAAGCGGAACCTGTAAAAAGCACGGAATCTCCGTCCTGAACGTAATCCAAAATATTTCCCGGTTCGCCACAAACCAACTGAATCGCACCTTCTGGAAGAATGCCACTTTCAATCATATCCTGAAAAACCGCGTTGGTCAGATAAGAACCGGGGGTTGCAGGTTTCACCACACTTGGAACTCCGGCAAGCAAAGAAGTAGAAAGTTTTTCCATCATTCCCCAAACCGGAAAGTTGTAGGCGTTGATCTGTACAGAAACGCCTTCGCTCGGCGTTAAAATATGAGTTCCGATGAAAGTTCCGTTGGCGGAAAGTTTCTGGGTGTCGCCATCGACCCAAAAAGGCGTGTTCGGCAACATTCTTTTAGCCAAACCGGAATAAGCGAAGAATGTTCCGAAGCCTCCTTCAATATCGACCCAGGAATCAGCGTGCGTCGCTCCTGTTTTATAGGACAGATCGTAATATTTCTTTTTTCTTTCTAATAAATACAACGCCACTTTTTTCAACATTTCGCCGCGATCATAGAAAGTCATGGAAGAAAGGTTTTTATAACCAAGAGTTCTTCCATAGTCCAATGCCTGTTGAAAATCCAGACCTTCAGTATCAGAAACAGCTACGAGTTCTCCGTTTACTGCGTTATAAAGAGGGATTTCATTTCCTGTGCCTTCAATCCAGTGTCCGGCGATATAGTTTTTGAGTTTCATTCTAAAGTTTTAAAATACCTGAAAATTTAAAGGTGTTAAGATACAGAATTTTTCAATTTTTGCGAAGTTGTGTTTGGTAAGCAGCGTTGCGCCCCGGATGGAACGGCATGTTTGAGCTCTTTCTTTGGTAGTTTCCGCGCGGCTTCGCCGCGCGGAAACTACCAAAGAAAAGCGAGTAGTGACAGCCGGAAAAGGCGTCCATAAAAAATCCCCTTCGGTAAACCGAAAGGGATTGTATAAGAATTTGCAAAATTATCTTGCGCTTAAGTCAACATAATCGCGTTTTTGTGCGCCCTGGTATACCTGTCTTGGTCTTCCGATTGGGTCGTTGTGTAAACGCATTTCTTTCCACTGAGAAATCCAGCCTGGAAGTCTTCCTAATGCGAACATTACGGTAAACATTTCTGTTGGGATTCCTAAAGCTCTGTAAATGATTCCTGAATAGAAATCTACGTTTGGATACAGTTTTCTGCTTACGAAATATTCGTCTTCTAGTGCCACTCTTTCCAACTGCATTGCGATATCTAAAGCTTTATCTTCAATACCTAAGGAATTAAGGATATCATCAGCAGCTTTTTTGATGATGGTTGCGCGCGGATCGAAGTTTTTGTAAACTCTGTGTCCGAAGCCCATCAAACGGAAGTTATCGTCTTTATTTTTAGCTTTTTCTACATATTTAGCCACGTCGCCTCCATCCTGCTCAATCATTTCAAGCATTTCGATTACTGCCTGGTTTGCTCCACCGTGAAGCGGGCCCCAAAGTGCAGAAATACCTGCCGATACGGAAGCGAATAAACCTGTATGTGCTGAGCCAACCATTCTTACTGTTGATGTAGAACAGTTTTGCTCGTGGTCAG
The window above is part of the Kaistella faecalis genome. Proteins encoded here:
- the paaZ gene encoding phenylacetic acid degradation bifunctional protein PaaZ, with protein sequence MKLKNYIAGHWIEGTGNEIPLYNAVNGELVAVSDTEGLDFQQALDYGRTLGYKNLSSMTFYDRGEMLKKVALYLLERKKKYYDLSYKTGATHADSWVDIEGGFGTFFAYSGLAKRMLPNTPFWVDGDTQKLSANGTFIGTHILTPSEGVSVQINAYNFPVWGMMEKLSTSLLAGVPSVVKPATPGSYLTNAVFQDMIESGILPEGAIQLVCGEPGNILDYVQDGDSVLFTGSASTGKKLKSLPSVSTNAVRFNMEADSLNASILGLDAKPGTPEFDLFIKEVRNEMTTKAGQKCTAIRRIIVPENLVGDVQNALSKALDQTKIGNPLNRETRMGSIVGKKEMEVLESKIQLLKAETELIYDGKHELVDADYESGAFMSPKVFYNDKPFEKNVSHDVEAFGPVSTIMPYKDAEEAAALAKRGKGSLVGSIISHDEKFVAETSWKMASSHGRIFVLNRDNAKESTGHGSPLPTLMHGGPGRAGGGEEMGGLNGLHFFLQKTAIQGSPDILTAITKIYQQGADKKYADKHPFNKYFEEVEIGDSLETAGRTVTEADIVNFSNVSWDHFYAHTDATSLNGTIFDKTVAHGYFILSAAAGLFVSGKKGPVIANYGLENASFFKPVYAGDTITVYLTAKEKINKGVKGRNIPSGVIKWLVEVVNQRDEIVCVATILTLVAKKSPFIQLQTKSIQKILNGLTENSERKFGMMSPQLMVEHLEEVLRNGFGSLEPSDFPEIPADKIELLQDWIYTDQKIRPGAQYPLLKEGEELVLRFKNLTEAKEKLLETLKEFLIYYRENPQAENFHPRFGMLTKEMMELFHRKHFTHHFEQFGLI